One Littorina saxatilis isolate snail1 linkage group LG12, US_GU_Lsax_2.0, whole genome shotgun sequence genomic region harbors:
- the LOC138983049 gene encoding uncharacterized protein — MRKLLEFDVNPVLISWVFSFLTKRTQRVRIGQVLSEAVATNTGAPQGYVLSPTLFTLYTADCRLRDLVNLLLKFADDTSLSGLILKNDESAYRLAAEELVQWCDDNFLELNVTKTKELIMDFRRTKSAVDPIIIKGEPVEMVDTYKYLGTIIDNQLDWSPNVDAVCKRANQRLFFLRKLRQFHVDPQILHLFYQATIQSVVSFNQLCYHSSAKKGDMERLEKIVKRAGSIIGSELQPLSTQFPSVALKKLSMIRSDDRHPLHQALASCEPTPQSCRWCCLGYGQTEETIPLMSPPWEPGNNQLHPKQQLLTRRLSKPSHRPSSKP; from the exons ATGAGGAAGCTGCTGGAGTTCGACGTCAATCCAGTGCTGATCAGTTGGGTCTTCAGCTTCCTTACGAAGCGAACCCAGCGGGTCCGTATTGGACAAGTCTTGTCCGAGGCTGTCGCCACCAATACAGGCGCCCCTCAAGGCTACGTGCTGTCTCCCACGCTCTTCACGCTGTACACCGCCGACTGTCGCCTCAGGGATCTTGTCAACCTGCTGCTGaagtttgcagacgacacatccCTGTCAGGTCTCATCCTGAAGAACGACGAATCGGCGTACAGACTCGCCGCGGAGGAGCTGGTGCAGTGGTGCGACGACAACTTCCTGGAGCTCAACGTGACCAAGACGAAGGAACTCATCATGGACTTCCGACGAACCAAGTCCGCCGTCGACCCCATCATCATCAAGGGCGAACCAGTCGAGATGGTGGATACCTACAAGTATCTGGGCACCATCATCGACAACCAGCTCGACTGGTCGCCAAACGTGGACGCCGTGTGCAAGCGGGCAAACCAGAGGCTCTTCTTCCTGAGGAAGCTGCGGCAGTTCCACGTCGACCCACAGATCCTCCACCTCTTCTACCAGGCGACTATTCAGAGTGTCGTCTCCTTCAACCAGCTCTGCTACCACAGCAGTGCAAAGAAGGGCGACATGGAAAGGTTGGAGAAGATCGTGAAGAGAGCAGGCTCCATCATTGGCTCTGAGCTTCAGCCTCTCAGCACTCAATTTCCGAGTGTGGCGCTGAAGAAGCTGAGCATGATCCGCTCTGACGACCGCCACCCTCTGCACCAGGCGCTCGCATCGTGCGAGCCCACGC CGCAGAGCTGCCGCTGGTGTTGCCTCGGCTACGGCCAAACTGAGGAGACCATCCCGTTGATGTCGCCCCCCTGGGAGCCAGGCAACAACCAGCTGCACCCCAAGCAGCAGCTCCTGACCCGGCGCTTGTCCAAGCCATCACACAGGCCGTCCTCCAAACCGTGA